One genomic region from Pseudoduganella lutea encodes:
- a CDS encoding alpha/beta hydrolase-fold protein translates to MKRTLIATATLAMLVAGSLQCAEQTIPFGSWGKPEAVRIATDDEKAPLRTYTHGTTMTLRDGDPRNVTYAESAGLPRVRSGSVAFDALFAMAMAEMRQDAVAAIRDDSYNGGQPIPCECFETGEKWHYVWTRDLAYAAGLGLGMLDPQRVRNSLQFKLSGYRDGVKKPAQVPGTEDGLQIVQDTGSGGSWPVSTDRVTWAFGADEALKALPPAERAAFVPVALKALSNTIEIDRVAAFDPAAGLYNGEESFLDWREQTYADWIPGQLAHMATAKALSTNVAHYKALTLAAQLAEEQGDAATAKRYGDWAVQLKDAINGRLWLKDAGMYSSLTAGHFDGAPLHKFDWLGQALAIVTGVADAEQANSIVARYPHGPMGAPVIWPQQPGRAVYHNRAIWPFVTAYGLKAAIQVQNVAAADAAYDTLLRGAAVNASNMENFEWLTGLPMFDPSGGRQTDLAGPVVNSRRQLWSVGGFAGALVGGVFGISTAQDGIDVKPFVTSKLRHEAFQGSGTALLAGLKLRNHVIDVQLVLPPAQSMAGYHPVQQVLLNGKPVDGRIKWADLGEHNTIVVQLGSLMPGRQTITRVAADPLTVDPAVFSPAEPAIVSAAHGRLGFASKPAAGTVYNVYRDGQLAAAGVKGASWSDPKPAAAACYAVEAMFPDSGNRSHHSAPACTGRAIEVAAGDARIASSVKAKNGAFAGWGAPADTFSATLAVPQAGTYAVQVRYRNNAHQVNLGITGGVKWMKVRDAAGGVVAQGVVQLPHSPAGQAVYSTPLSAQLKAGKHSVELSDFINMSSLQSNATYADAGGKSGPANRVDIHGIRLLATGATAPALVAKGRLVIVDDFASPQLGNTRKLRIWLPAGYDRNPGKRYPVLYMHDGQNLFDQKTAYSTEWHIDEVVDRLAAQGDMREIIVVGVDNTPDRNSEYTPCCDARYGGGKLAAYGRFLVDTVKPYIDGQYRTLPGRADTAVMGSSFGGLASLYLAQHHANVFGQAGIMSGSFWWNGGAPVTTARKIAATPVRLYVDAGTGMDGVEGTRAFRQAVLKNGWREGDDLLYVEDEGGMHNEQAWAGRVHRALRWFFPASRSYKDANPMQ, encoded by the coding sequence ATGAAGCGCACCCTCATCGCCACCGCCACCCTGGCCATGCTCGTCGCCGGTTCGCTGCAATGCGCCGAGCAGACGATTCCCTTCGGTTCGTGGGGCAAGCCGGAAGCGGTGCGCATCGCCACGGACGACGAGAAGGCGCCGCTGCGCACCTACACGCATGGCACGACGATGACGCTGCGGGACGGCGATCCGCGGAACGTCACCTATGCCGAGAGCGCGGGCCTGCCACGCGTGCGCAGTGGAAGCGTGGCGTTCGACGCGCTGTTCGCAATGGCGATGGCCGAGATGCGGCAGGATGCCGTGGCCGCGATCCGCGACGACTCCTATAACGGCGGCCAGCCCATTCCCTGCGAATGCTTTGAAACGGGCGAGAAATGGCACTACGTATGGACACGCGACCTGGCTTACGCGGCCGGGCTGGGACTGGGCATGCTGGACCCGCAGCGGGTGCGCAACTCGCTGCAGTTCAAGCTCTCGGGCTACCGGGATGGCGTGAAGAAGCCGGCGCAAGTGCCGGGCACCGAAGACGGCCTGCAGATCGTGCAGGATACCGGCAGCGGCGGCAGCTGGCCCGTCAGCACCGACCGCGTCACGTGGGCGTTCGGCGCCGACGAGGCGCTGAAGGCACTGCCGCCGGCCGAGCGCGCGGCGTTCGTGCCGGTCGCCCTGAAAGCCCTGTCGAACACGATCGAAATCGACCGCGTGGCGGCGTTCGATCCGGCCGCGGGCCTGTACAACGGCGAGGAGTCCTTCCTCGACTGGCGCGAGCAAACGTATGCGGACTGGATTCCCGGCCAGCTGGCGCACATGGCGACGGCGAAGGCGCTGTCGACCAACGTGGCCCACTACAAGGCATTGACGCTGGCGGCGCAACTTGCGGAGGAACAGGGCGATGCCGCCACGGCAAAGCGCTACGGCGACTGGGCCGTGCAGCTGAAGGATGCGATCAACGGCCGGCTGTGGCTGAAGGATGCCGGCATGTACAGCAGCCTCACGGCCGGCCATTTCGACGGCGCGCCGCTGCACAAGTTCGACTGGCTGGGCCAGGCGCTGGCCATCGTCACCGGCGTGGCGGACGCCGAGCAGGCGAACAGCATCGTCGCCCGCTACCCGCATGGGCCGATGGGCGCGCCGGTGATCTGGCCGCAGCAGCCGGGCCGCGCCGTGTACCACAACCGGGCGATCTGGCCTTTCGTCACCGCCTATGGGCTGAAGGCCGCGATCCAGGTGCAGAACGTGGCTGCGGCCGATGCCGCCTACGACACGCTCCTGCGCGGCGCCGCCGTCAATGCGTCCAACATGGAAAACTTCGAATGGCTCACGGGCCTGCCGATGTTCGACCCGAGTGGAGGCCGGCAGACCGACCTGGCGGGCCCCGTCGTCAACTCGCGCCGCCAGCTATGGTCCGTGGGCGGCTTCGCCGGCGCGCTGGTGGGCGGCGTGTTCGGCATCTCGACCGCGCAGGACGGCATCGACGTCAAGCCCTTCGTCACGTCGAAGCTGCGCCACGAAGCGTTCCAGGGCAGCGGCACGGCCCTGCTGGCCGGCCTGAAGCTGCGCAACCACGTGATCGACGTGCAGCTGGTGCTACCGCCGGCGCAGTCCATGGCCGGCTACCACCCCGTGCAGCAGGTGCTGTTGAACGGCAAGCCGGTCGATGGCCGCATCAAGTGGGCGGATCTCGGCGAACACAACACGATCGTCGTGCAGCTGGGCAGCCTGATGCCGGGGCGGCAAACGATCACGCGCGTGGCGGCCGATCCGCTCACGGTCGATCCGGCCGTGTTCTCGCCGGCCGAACCGGCGATCGTGTCGGCCGCGCATGGCAGGCTCGGATTCGCGTCGAAGCCGGCGGCGGGCACCGTCTACAACGTGTATCGCGATGGCCAGCTGGCGGCAGCGGGCGTGAAAGGCGCCAGCTGGTCCGATCCGAAGCCGGCCGCGGCGGCATGCTACGCGGTGGAAGCCATGTTTCCCGACTCCGGCAACCGCAGCCACCACAGCGCGCCGGCCTGCACGGGCCGCGCCATCGAAGTGGCCGCCGGCGATGCGCGCATCGCATCGAGCGTGAAGGCGAAGAACGGCGCGTTCGCCGGCTGGGGCGCGCCCGCCGATACGTTTTCGGCCACGCTTGCCGTGCCGCAGGCAGGCACCTATGCCGTGCAGGTCCGCTACCGCAACAATGCGCACCAGGTCAACCTGGGCATCACGGGCGGCGTCAAGTGGATGAAGGTGCGCGACGCGGCAGGCGGCGTCGTCGCCCAGGGGGTCGTGCAGCTGCCGCACTCCCCTGCCGGCCAGGCCGTGTACTCGACGCCGCTGTCCGCGCAATTGAAGGCGGGCAAACACTCGGTCGAGCTGTCGGACTTCATCAACATGAGCAGCCTGCAATCGAATGCCACGTACGCGGATGCGGGCGGCAAGTCGGGGCCGGCGAACCGGGTCGACATCCATGGCATCCGGCTGCTGGCCACGGGCGCGACAGCACCGGCGCTTGTGGCGAAAGGCCGCCTCGTCATCGTCGATGACTTCGCATCGCCGCAACTGGGCAATACCCGCAAGCTGCGCATCTGGCTGCCGGCAGGCTACGACCGCAATCCCGGCAAGCGCTACCCGGTGCTGTACATGCACGACGGCCAGAACCTGTTCGACCAGAAGACGGCCTACAGCACCGAATGGCACATCGATGAAGTGGTCGACCGGCTGGCCGCGCAGGGCGACATGCGCGAGATCATCGTGGTCGGCGTCGACAACACGCCGGACCGCAACAGCGAGTACACGCCCTGCTGCGATGCGCGCTACGGCGGCGGCAAGCTGGCGGCCTATGGCCGATTCCTCGTCGATACCGTCAAGCCTTACATCGACGGGCAGTACCGCACGCTGCCCGGCCGGGCCGATACCGCCGTCATGGGATCGTCGTTCGGCGGCCTGGCATCGCTGTACCTGGCGCAGCACCATGCGAACGTGTTCGGCCAGGCCGGCATCATGTCCGGTTCGTTCTGGTGGAATGGCGGCGCGCCCGTCACCACTGCGCGCAAGATCGCGGCAACGCCGGTGCGGCTGTACGTGGATGCCGGCACGGGCATGGACGGCGTCGAAGGCACGCGGGCATTCCGCCAGGCCGTGCTGAAGAACGGCTGGCGCGAGGGCGACGACCTGCTGTACGTGGAAGACGAAGGCGGCATGCACAACGAGCAGGCCTGGGCCGGTCGCGTGCACCGCGCGTTGCGGTGGTTCTTCCCGGCCTCCCGGTCGTACAAGGACGCGAACCCGATGCAATAA